In one window of Haloimpatiens sp. FM7315 DNA:
- a CDS encoding DNA topoisomerase IV subunit A, translated as MAKKIDIPRDNNIIEIPIEDAMPENYLPYAVEVAKDRALPDVRDGLKPVHRRILYGAYMLKAFPDKPYFKSARIVGDILGKFHPHGDTSVYDALVILAQNFSTRYPLIDGHGNWGSVDGDGAAAMRYTEARLTPISMEMLKDIDKDVVDMVDNYSETEKEPKVLPGRYPNLLVNGTFGIAVGLSTNIPPHNLGEVIDGTIAYMENKDISIKELMNYIKGPDLPTGGVLIGKNSILSSYETGEGKVTLRAKTSIEKLENGRYGIVIWEFPYRKNKAKILQSISEMTADKKHQRTLDSITDIRDESDRNGIRAVIEFKKSIEKDIVQKVLKYLLKKTDLQCNLNFNMVALSDGKPQTMTLKDILRYYVKHQEEVITRRTLKQLEIAKKRFHIVEGFIKAIDIMDEIIATIRASKSKSDSENNLEKEYGFTKIQAEAIVELMLYKLTGLEIKVFEKEYKELEKKIVVFEKILSSEIELYKVIKKELLEVKNKFNDKRRSEIIKDDNEAKIEIDEIIIEEDNIITISNEGYAKRISNKSYIRTNLGVEDIEYREGDFNKYFIETNTKNTLLIFTDKGNMYQTKVIAFPELKWKEKGEKIDSIIKGLNLEKENIVDVYSIDSFKDDRKFVFITDCGFIKKSNLNRFDTSYSKIQALSMKKDERLLSARLSSSNNNEKFIRIITETKLDFTIEEPKIEEGDRNIKGTLLVQLGSKDKISLVEFKEEYIKKEVYIKISKNGDIKATDKKLRGSFKVSERGVILIFDNKGMVHKIPSYMLQNIGKDKFNLKNILENFNKDSIILNVLLVESFEESLDIYFFSENGYVKKTSLKDFDGNYVSTLAYKFRNEGDTLVNVEESKSHISEDVVIVTEKAMIIRFNTNTINYMGKVASGVTGISLKEDDSVIFASLILDYNGDKENCLNEIAVSSKENQGKIIITTNKNNINEIDLNDVKSQNRAGRGKNAILVGMDEILNKVEYINKIK; from the coding sequence ATGGCTAAAAAAATAGATATACCTAGAGATAATAATATAATAGAAATACCTATAGAGGATGCCATGCCGGAAAATTATTTACCCTATGCAGTAGAAGTTGCAAAAGACAGAGCTCTTCCTGATGTTAGAGATGGACTTAAGCCGGTTCATAGAAGAATACTCTATGGTGCATATATGTTAAAGGCTTTTCCGGATAAGCCTTATTTTAAATCAGCTAGAATAGTTGGAGATATTCTTGGAAAATTTCATCCTCATGGAGATACTTCAGTATATGATGCGTTAGTAATATTGGCACAGAATTTCTCAACTAGATATCCCTTGATAGATGGACACGGAAACTGGGGTAGTGTAGATGGAGATGGAGCGGCTGCTATGCGTTACACTGAGGCAAGGCTTACTCCTATTTCTATGGAAATGTTAAAAGATATAGATAAAGATGTTGTAGATATGGTAGATAATTATTCTGAAACTGAAAAGGAGCCTAAAGTTCTTCCTGGGAGATACCCCAATTTACTAGTTAATGGTACCTTTGGAATAGCAGTTGGACTTTCTACAAATATACCACCTCATAATTTAGGTGAAGTTATTGATGGAACAATAGCTTATATGGAAAATAAAGATATATCAATAAAAGAACTTATGAATTATATTAAGGGGCCAGATTTACCTACAGGTGGAGTTTTAATTGGAAAAAACTCAATACTATCTAGTTATGAAACTGGAGAGGGAAAGGTAACTCTTAGAGCTAAAACCTCCATAGAAAAGCTTGAAAATGGAAGATATGGCATAGTAATTTGGGAATTCCCTTATAGGAAAAATAAAGCTAAAATCTTACAAAGTATTTCTGAAATGACTGCAGATAAAAAGCATCAAAGAACCTTAGATTCTATTACAGATATTAGGGACGAGTCCGATAGAAATGGTATTAGAGCTGTTATTGAATTTAAAAAATCCATAGAAAAAGATATAGTTCAAAAGGTATTGAAATATTTATTAAAAAAGACAGATCTTCAATGTAATTTGAATTTTAATATGGTGGCTTTGTCAGATGGAAAACCTCAAACTATGACTCTTAAGGATATATTAAGGTATTATGTAAAGCATCAAGAAGAAGTTATAACAAGGAGAACTTTAAAGCAATTAGAAATTGCTAAAAAGAGATTTCACATAGTAGAAGGATTTATTAAAGCTATAGATATAATGGATGAGATTATAGCAACTATAAGAGCATCTAAGTCTAAAAGCGATTCTGAAAATAATCTTGAAAAAGAATATGGTTTTACAAAAATTCAAGCTGAAGCTATAGTTGAACTTATGCTATATAAACTTACAGGATTAGAAATTAAAGTATTTGAAAAAGAATACAAAGAATTAGAAAAGAAAATTGTGGTATTTGAAAAAATACTATCTAGTGAAATAGAATTATATAAAGTAATTAAAAAAGAGTTATTAGAAGTAAAAAATAAATTTAATGATAAAAGAAGATCTGAAATAATAAAAGATGACAATGAAGCAAAAATAGAAATAGATGAAATAATAATTGAAGAGGATAATATAATAACAATTTCAAATGAAGGTTATGCAAAGAGAATTTCTAATAAATCTTATATTAGAACTAATTTAGGAGTTGAAGATATAGAGTATAGAGAGGGAGATTTTAATAAGTACTTTATTGAAACTAATACAAAAAATACTTTACTTATTTTCACAGATAAAGGGAATATGTATCAAACTAAAGTTATAGCTTTTCCTGAGTTAAAATGGAAAGAAAAAGGAGAAAAAATTGACTCCATAATTAAGGGATTGAATTTAGAAAAGGAAAATATAGTGGATGTTTATTCCATAGATAGCTTTAAAGATGATAGAAAATTTGTCTTTATAACAGATTGTGGTTTTATAAAAAAATCTAATTTAAATAGATTTGACACTAGTTATTCTAAAATACAAGCCTTAAGTATGAAAAAAGATGAAAGGTTATTATCTGCAAGATTATCTTCTAGTAATAACAATGAAAAATTTATTAGAATTATAACAGAAACAAAGTTAGATTTTACTATAGAGGAACCTAAAATAGAAGAGGGTGACAGAAACATAAAAGGAACCCTATTAGTGCAATTAGGTTCTAAAGATAAAATAAGCTTGGTAGAATTTAAAGAAGAATATATTAAAAAAGAAGTTTATATAAAAATTAGTAAAAACGGAGATATTAAGGCTACAGATAAGAAATTAAGAGGAAGTTTTAAGGTTTCAGAAAGAGGAGTAATACTTATATTTGATAATAAAGGTATGGTGCACAAAATACCTTCATATATGCTACAAAACATAGGTAAGGATAAATTTAATTTAAAAAATATATTAGAGAATTTTAATAAAGATTCTATAATATTAAATGTACTACTAGTTGAGAGTTTTGAAGAGAGTTTAGATATATATTTTTTCAGTGAAAACGGATATGTTAAGAAGACCAGCTTAAAAGATTTTGATGGAAATTATGTTTCTACTTTAGCTTATAAATTTAGAAATGAAGGAGATACACTTGTAAACGTAGAGGAATCCAAAAGCCATATAAGTGAAGATGTTGTTATTGTTACAGAAAAGGCTATGATTATAAGGTTTAATACTAATACTATAAATTATATGGGAAAAGTAGCCTCAGGAGTTACAGGTATAAGTTTAAAAGAAGATGATAGTGTAATATTTGCATCTTTAATTTTAGATTATAATGGGGATAAAGAAAATTGTTTAAATGAAATAGCAGTTTCCTCAAAGGAAAATCAAGGGAAAATAATAATAACCACTAACAAAAATAATATAAATGAGATAGATTTAAATGATGTTAAATCACAAAATAGAGCAGGAAGAGGAAAAAATGCAATATTAGTAGGTATGGATGAAATTTTAAACAAAGTGGAATATATTAATAAAATTAAATAA
- a CDS encoding GtrA family protein: MNKNRTLNNLFQFITYALIGGSNELINLGILNFLAYITHIYSNKLALFLFEFIAFIAYSINGYILNRKFTFKSINSSYLKYAAVLGSSAIFNTLLFITLNSKNKFNISPELWLNISKLIASITIGIITFLINKFYVFKNKAL; this comes from the coding sequence ATGAATAAAAATCGCACTTTAAACAATTTATTTCAGTTTATAACCTATGCATTAATAGGTGGCAGTAATGAACTTATAAATTTAGGAATCTTAAACTTCCTTGCTTATATAACTCATATATATTCAAATAAATTAGCACTTTTTCTGTTTGAATTTATTGCTTTTATAGCCTACTCCATAAATGGATATATTTTGAATAGAAAATTTACATTTAAAAGCATTAATAGTTCATACTTAAAATATGCTGCTGTCCTTGGAAGTTCAGCAATATTTAATACTTTATTATTTATAACCCTTAACTCTAAAAATAAATTTAATATTTCACCTGAGCTTTGGCTTAATATATCAAAGTTAATAGCCTCAATAACCATTGGAATTATTACGTTTTTAATTAATAAATTTTACGTTTTTAAAAATAAAGCTTTGTAG
- a CDS encoding DEAD/DEAH box helicase — protein MSHSFDTLNLDTKLIDALKKEGIINPTDIQTKAIPLALENKDIIGESQTGSGKTLAYLLPIFQKINTEKKEMQAIILAPTHELVMQINKEIQLLSKNSLLEVTSTPIMGEINIKRQIEKLKDKPHIIVGSAGRIHELIKMKKIKAHTVKTIVIDEGDKLLDNNNLNSVKDVIKTTMKDRQLMVFSATINQKTLDVAKSIMKEPAIIKIKEENISNPNITHMYLVSEKREKIEVLRKLVASIKPKRAIVFINKSEEIELTTLKLQYHHLNAYGLYGSASKEERKKALEDFRTGKINLLVASDLAARGLDVKDVTHIFNLDLSKDPKEYLHRTGRTGRAGKTGTAISILTINETSLIKKYSRSFNFKLEEKEIFKGNIVDPRKNKNSNVNQTKKTFKSKTKKTYKKSK, from the coding sequence ATGTCACATTCATTTGATACATTAAATTTAGATACAAAGCTTATAGACGCTCTAAAAAAAGAAGGAATAATAAATCCAACTGATATTCAAACTAAAGCAATTCCCTTAGCTTTAGAAAATAAAGATATAATAGGTGAATCACAGACTGGAAGTGGAAAAACTCTAGCCTATCTACTTCCCATATTTCAGAAAATAAATACTGAAAAGAAAGAAATGCAAGCCATAATCTTAGCACCAACCCACGAATTAGTTATGCAAATAAATAAAGAAATTCAACTTCTTTCTAAAAACTCTTTGTTAGAAGTAACCTCAACACCTATTATGGGAGAAATTAATATAAAAAGACAAATTGAAAAACTAAAAGACAAGCCCCACATAATAGTAGGTTCTGCTGGTAGAATCCATGAACTTATAAAAATGAAAAAAATAAAAGCCCATACTGTTAAAACTATTGTAATTGATGAAGGGGATAAGCTTTTAGATAACAACAACCTAAATTCAGTAAAAGATGTTATAAAAACCACTATGAAAGATAGACAATTAATGGTGTTTTCTGCAACCATTAATCAAAAAACCTTGGATGTTGCTAAAAGCATAATGAAAGAACCTGCAATAATAAAAATCAAAGAGGAAAATATATCAAATCCTAACATTACTCATATGTATTTAGTCTCTGAAAAAAGAGAAAAAATAGAAGTTTTAAGAAAGTTAGTTGCTTCCATAAAGCCTAAAAGAGCTATTGTATTTATAAATAAAAGTGAAGAAATCGAACTTACAACTCTAAAGCTTCAATATCATCACTTAAATGCTTATGGGTTATACGGAAGTGCCTCAAAAGAAGAACGCAAAAAAGCTTTAGAAGACTTTAGAACAGGAAAAATTAATCTTTTAGTAGCTTCTGATTTAGCTGCAAGAGGCCTTGATGTAAAAGATGTTACTCACATATTTAATTTAGATTTATCCAAAGACCCGAAAGAGTACCTTCATAGAACCGGAAGAACAGGAAGAGCAGGGAAAACAGGAACTGCTATTTCCATACTTACAATTAACGAAACTAGCTTAATAAAAAAATATTCTAGAAGTTTTAATTTTAAATTAGAAGAAAAAGAAATATTTAAAGGTAATATAGTAGATCCTCGTAAAAATAAAAATTCTAATGTAAATCAAACTAAAAAAACTTTTAAATCAAAAACAAAAAAGACTTATAAAAAATCTAAATAA
- a CDS encoding M16 family metallopeptidase, translating to MEKYQMNNGINVVYEKIKGDITSFSVAFDAGAIREVKDELGLSHVVEHMIFKGTNTKNEAEINKLCDEYFGFNNAMTNYPYVVYYGTCLSEDFYKACSLYGDIIKNPTFKIEGFKEEIDVICQELREWRDDISQFCEDELFLIVLKIGE from the coding sequence ATGGAAAAATATCAAATGAATAATGGAATAAATGTTGTATATGAAAAAATAAAAGGAGATATAACTTCTTTTTCAGTGGCTTTTGATGCAGGTGCAATTAGGGAAGTAAAAGATGAATTAGGTCTTTCTCATGTAGTGGAACACATGATTTTTAAAGGTACAAATACTAAAAATGAAGCAGAAATAAATAAATTATGTGATGAATATTTTGGATTTAACAATGCTATGACGAATTATCCATATGTTGTATATTATGGTACGTGTTTATCGGAAGATTTTTATAAAGCTTGTTCTTTATATGGAGATATAATAAAAAATCCTACATTTAAGATTGAAGGATTTAAAGAAGAAATAGATGTGATTTGTCAAGAGCTTAGGGAATGGAGGGACGATATATCTCAGTTTTGTGAAGATGAGCTTTTTTTAATAGTTTTGAAAATAGGAGAATAA
- a CDS encoding CBS domain-containing protein: MNIAFFLTPKNDVVFLNINSTMRQALERMEYHRYSAVPLIDDSGKYVGTLTEGDLLWKIKNFDSWDFTHTNEVTLKEISRRVKNKPVSINSDMNNLITLAKDQNFVPVVDDQGIFIGIIKRSDIINHCQNIILGKQYA, encoded by the coding sequence ATGAATATAGCTTTTTTTCTTACACCGAAAAACGATGTGGTTTTTTTAAATATAAATTCTACTATGAGGCAAGCTCTTGAAAGAATGGAATATCACAGATATTCAGCGGTGCCTTTAATCGATGATAGCGGAAAATATGTGGGCACCCTTACAGAGGGAGATTTGCTTTGGAAAATTAAGAACTTTGATTCTTGGGATTTTACACATACCAATGAGGTTACTCTAAAAGAAATTTCAAGAAGAGTAAAAAACAAACCCGTATCTATTAATTCAGATATGAACAATTTGATTACCTTAGCCAAAGATCAAAACTTTGTACCTGTAGTAGATGACCAAGGCATATTTATTGGAATAATAAAAAGAAGTGATATAATTAATCATTGTCAAAACATAATACTAGGAAAACAGTATGCATAA
- a CDS encoding M16 family metallopeptidase: MRSFKREDVVRFYKDYYKPKNCVISVVSSLGLNKVKDMLEDIFSMWTCSDEICINPLTNLYEENRLGSFVKLKKDIETARIQYIFPIHELNEKEVQALRIFNAYFGEGTSSLLYDKVRTQNGLAYEIASNIKNESGIKLFTIYAGTSKDKITETIRLINEQICEIKKSKGVFTKTK; the protein is encoded by the coding sequence GTGAGAAGTTTCAAAAGGGAAGATGTAGTTAGGTTTTATAAGGATTATTATAAGCCTAAAAATTGTGTAATAAGTGTAGTTTCCTCTTTAGGACTAAATAAAGTTAAGGATATGCTTGAAGATATATTTTCAATGTGGACATGTTCAGATGAGATTTGCATAAATCCCCTAACTAATTTATATGAAGAGAATAGATTGGGAAGTTTTGTTAAGTTAAAGAAGGATATAGAAACTGCAAGAATACAGTATATATTTCCAATACATGAATTAAATGAAAAAGAAGTTCAGGCATTAAGAATTTTTAATGCTTATTTTGGAGAAGGAACCAGCAGCCTTTTATATGATAAAGTAAGGACGCAAAATGGATTAGCATATGAAATAGCAAGTAACATTAAGAATGAAAGTGGAATAAAATTGTTTACAATTTATGCTGGAACTTCAAAAGATAAAATAACAGAGACAATAAGGTTAATAAATGAACAAATATGTGAAATAAAGAAATCTAAAGGTGTATTTACAAAAACAAAATAA
- a CDS encoding 4Fe-4S binding protein — MELDKRRTTQIIAAIITNSNFKGFFQGKIYKGISKRMCVPGLNCYSCPGAMGSCPIGAFQAVIGSIKYDFSFYVLGFMSLMGIVFGRFICGWLCPFGLIQDLLYKIKSPKIKVNRRVNNYLKYLKYIILLVFVILLPMFLVNDIGISDPYFCKYICPAGTLEGGIPLVLMNEPLRDTVGFLFKWKMTILVVTVLLSIIVYRPFCRHICPLGAFYSLFNPISFYKLKINKDKCTNCKVCERKCKLKIQVYNKPNDLECIRCGECVKKCPENAIKAGFDFKLKNIKSK, encoded by the coding sequence TTGGAATTGGATAAGCGAAGAACAACTCAAATTATAGCAGCTATTATTACAAATAGTAATTTCAAAGGCTTTTTTCAAGGAAAAATATATAAAGGTATATCAAAGAGAATGTGTGTGCCTGGACTTAATTGTTATTCTTGCCCTGGAGCCATGGGGTCTTGCCCAATAGGAGCTTTTCAAGCAGTTATTGGAAGCATAAAATATGATTTTTCTTTTTATGTTCTTGGCTTTATGTCTTTAATGGGAATTGTATTTGGGCGGTTTATATGTGGATGGTTATGTCCTTTTGGATTAATTCAAGATTTATTGTATAAAATAAAAAGTCCAAAAATTAAGGTTAATAGAAGGGTTAATAATTATCTAAAATATCTAAAATACATTATTTTGCTGGTATTCGTAATCCTACTTCCAATGTTTTTAGTTAATGATATTGGTATAAGTGATCCGTATTTTTGTAAATATATTTGTCCAGCGGGAACTTTAGAGGGAGGTATTCCTTTAGTCCTAATGAACGAGCCTTTAAGGGATACTGTTGGTTTTTTATTTAAATGGAAGATGACTATTCTTGTAGTTACGGTTTTATTATCTATAATTGTGTATAGACCCTTTTGTAGACATATATGTCCTTTAGGAGCCTTTTACTCATTATTTAATCCTATAAGTTTTTATAAATTAAAAATCAACAAAGACAAATGTACTAATTGCAAAGTTTGTGAGAGAAAATGTAAACTTAAAATACAGGTATACAATAAACCGAATGATTTAGAATGTATAAGATGTGGGGAATGTGTGAAAAAGTGCCCAGAAAATGCTATAAAAGCGGGCTTTGATTTTAAACTAAAAAATATTAAGTCTAAATAA